In Hyphomicrobiales bacterium, a single window of DNA contains:
- a CDS encoding inositol monophosphatase: protein YDGFWESGLNDWDTAAGCLIVREAGGFVSDFRGRSQPIHSAQVLAANDALHSKLHKLLVNALKA from the coding sequence CTACGACGGGTTCTGGGAAAGCGGGCTCAACGATTGGGATACCGCCGCCGGCTGCCTGATCGTGCGCGAGGCGGGCGGTTTCGTGTCCGATTTCCGCGGCCGGTCGCAGCCGATCCATTCGGCACAGGTGCTGGCTGCCAACGATGCGCTGCATTCGAAACTGCACAAATTGCTCGTCAATGCGCTCAAGGCTTGA